In one window of Terriglobales bacterium DNA:
- a CDS encoding Ku protein, with translation MATTVWKGHLTFGLVSLPIKLFSAARSETVSFNQLHKSDHSRVKQVLYCQVEDKPVPRSELVKGYEYEKDKYVVLDEEDVKKAAPSTARTMEILEFVKTDEVDPVYMESSYYVAPDEAGEKPYTLLFEGLKRTGYVALAKVAMHNREHIVIIRPGSRGMILHTMYYADEVRKVEEFRADTTLVKDKELELATTLIESLAAPFEPEKYKDSYRENLMEMIKAKVEGKQLVEAPTTEKLAPVIDIMEALKMSLAQAKKPVRSTTGTAAQAPVATETKEASAAKGKRNRKASAAG, from the coding sequence ATGGCAACCACGGTTTGGAAGGGACACCTTACATTTGGTTTGGTATCTCTTCCAATAAAACTTTTTAGCGCGGCTCGCAGCGAAACGGTCAGCTTCAATCAGTTGCACAAGTCCGACCATTCGCGCGTGAAGCAAGTCCTCTACTGTCAGGTTGAAGATAAACCAGTTCCTCGCAGCGAACTCGTGAAGGGATACGAGTACGAGAAGGACAAGTATGTCGTTCTCGACGAAGAGGACGTGAAGAAGGCTGCACCTTCGACGGCGCGGACGATGGAGATCCTGGAGTTCGTGAAGACGGACGAAGTGGATCCGGTGTACATGGAGAGCTCGTATTACGTCGCTCCGGACGAAGCGGGCGAAAAGCCGTACACGCTGCTGTTCGAAGGACTGAAGCGGACTGGGTACGTTGCGCTGGCCAAAGTCGCAATGCACAACCGTGAGCACATCGTGATCATCAGGCCGGGTAGCCGCGGGATGATCCTGCACACGATGTATTACGCGGACGAAGTCCGGAAGGTGGAAGAGTTTCGCGCCGATACGACGCTGGTGAAAGACAAGGAACTGGAACTGGCGACGACGCTGATTGAATCGCTGGCGGCGCCGTTTGAGCCGGAGAAGTACAAGGATTCGTATCGCGAAAACCTGATGGAGATGATCAAGGCGAAGGTGGAAGGGAAGCAGTTGGTGGAAGCTCCGACCACGGAGAAACTCGCGCCGGTGATCGACATCATGGAAGCGCTGAAGATGAGCCTGGCGCAGGCGAAGAAGCCAGTTCGGTCGACGACGGGCACGGCGGCCCAGGCTCCGGTGGCGACGGAAACGAAGGAAGCGTCGGCTGCAAAAGGGAAGAGAAACCGCAAGGCATCGGCTGCCGGGTGA